A stretch of DNA from Microbacterium hydrocarbonoxydans:
GCGGCGACGCCCGCCCCGGTGCGCGCGCCGGTCAACCTCGACGAGCCGCCGCGCTACGGCGAGCGGATCACGCCGGGCGCCCAGCCCGCACCGACTCCTCCCGCACCGACCCCTCCCGCACCGGAGGAGCCCGCTGCCGGGTCCTCGCCTGTTCCTGCCGCGGAACCCACTCCGCCGCTGGGGGTCCGGACGCTCCTCCGTCGGACCCCGCCGTTCCTCCGCGCCCGGCCGATCCCGCCGCTCCTCCGATCGATGAACCGCAGCAGCCGGGTGCGCCCGGGGTGCCGCCCACGTCGGCGGGCACGGCCTGATGGCCGACGCGCCTCGCGAGTCGGGACAGCCTTCGCAGCCGTACTCCGTGCCCGCGCACCCACCCGTCCCGCCGGCACCTCCCGCCGCGCCCGGAGGTTCCGGACAGGTCGCCGCACCGGTATACGGCGACCTGCCGCCTCAAGCGCCAGGGCACGTCCAGCCTCAGGCGTCCCGGTACGCCCCCCTCAGGCTCCAGGGTACGTCCAGCCTCAGGTGTCCGCGCCGGGGTATGCGCCTCCTCAGGCGCCCGGGTACGTCCACCCCAGTCGCAGGGGTACGCCCCGCCGCAGACTCCCGGCGCCTACCCGACCGGCGGATACCCCGCAGGCACCTACCCGGCGGCCGTTCCGCCGCGGGGACTGCTGCCCTGGGCCCTCGGCCTCCTGATCCTGTTCCCGGTGCCTTTCCTGGGGGGACTCCTGTCCGGAATCGCCATGGCGGTGAGCGGGGGAGCGTCGCGCCGGTTCGGCGGTGTCGCCCGTGAGAACGCGCGTGCCGCACTGAACTGGGGCCTCACCTACCTGCTGGTCTCGACGGTCCTCATCGTCTCGCACTTCGTGATCCTCTCACGCTCACCGAGGACTCGCCTACCGGGTTCTATCCGATCGGCATCCCGATCACCGTGTACTTCGCGCTGTCGCTGCTCCACCGTCCTCGTGATCGTGGGCATGGTGCGCGCCTCGAGCGGCAAGGTCATGCGCGTGCCGTTCGCCATCCCGTACCTGCGCGCCTGATGACCGAGATCCGCGTCGAGCTGCCCACCGGCCCGACGACCGTCTCCGCCGACTGGGCGGGCGACGGCGAAGGCGCGATCGTCGTGATCGCTCATGGGGCGGGAACCGGCAAGGACCATCCCTTTCTCCTCGGATTCTCGGAGGCGCTGGTCGAACACGGATTCCGGACGCTACGGTTCAACTTCCCGTACGTCGAGCAGGGGCGGCGGATGCCCGGACCGGCTGCCCACGCGATCGCGACGTGGCGAGCAGTCGTCGATGTCGCGCGACAGCAGGCTCCCGAGGCGCCGATCTGGGCCGCGGGGAAGTCGTACGGCGGCCGGATGGCCTCGATGGCGGTGGCGGAGGGACTCGTCGTCGACGGCCTCGCCTACCTCGGCTACCCACTGCATGCTCCGGGCAAGCCCGAGAAGCCCCGTGCCGAGCACCTGCCGGCGATCGCGATCCCGCAGCTGTTCGTGGAGGGCACGAACGACCCGTTCATCCAGCCGCTGTCGCAGTTCGAGGAGGTCGTCGCCACCTGCCAGGACGCGCGGGTGGTCTGGATCGACGGCGGCGGCCACACGTTCGAGATCAAGGGACAGCGGCGTCCGGCATCCGAGATCGGCGCGTCGCTCGCACCGATCGTCGCGGATTTCGCGGCCTAGTCAGCCGATCGCCGACAGCTCCGGGTCGTGCAGCAGCCGGCGCATGGTCGAGAGGCCGAGTGCACTCATCGGCGGGTTCGAGCGCTCGTAGTACCAGACCAGGCCCATCGCCTGCTGGAGCGCCCAGGCGGCGCCGCGCCGCCATTCCGCGGTCTCGACATCCAGCCCGCTCCTGATCAGCTCGCGCCGACGCTCATCGAAGAGGTGCCAGCACACGACGAGATCGAGCGCTCGATCGGCGGGACCGAAGCCGCCGCCGTCGAGCACCCCGGACAGGCGATTCTGCGAGACGAGCAGATTGAACGGCGTGAGGTCGCGATGGCTCATGACGTCGGGGCCGACGGACGGCAGCTCGCGCAGCTCGGCCCACAGCCGTCGCACCCGATCGGCGTCGAGCAGGTGCGCGCCCTTCCCGATGCACTCGGCGACCCACTCGTCGTGGTCGGTGAGTGTGCCCCCTCTGCCGTGCCCGTCGAAGGAGCGCCCGCGGACGGGTGCCGCGCGCAGTGCGGAGACCATCGCGACGACGTCGAGGGCGAGCGGATCCGACGACTCATGGTCCACCGGGCTCGCCGGTTCACCGGGCAGCCACGTCTGCACCGACCAGGCGGAGGGGTACTCCGGCGTCGGCTCGCCCACGCCGTGCGGCTGCGGTGACGGGATGACACTGAACTCGGCCAGCTCCGCCAGGGCGTCCGATTCGGCGCGCACCACGGCCTCCGACTCGGGCAGTAGCGGAAACCGCGCTGCCAGGTCGTCGCCGATCCGGACGATCGTGTTGACCGTGCCGGTGGTGTGCACCCGCCGCACCGGCACGGAGGCGAGCTCGGGGAAGCGCTGAGCGATCAATCGCTCGGCGTCATCGTCAGAGAGGCCGAGCTCACCCTCGTGCATCTCGGTGCGTCAGCCCTGGACTCGCGCGATCCAGGCCTCGACCTCGTCGGCGGTGCGCGGGATGTCGGCGGACAGGTTGACGGGTCCGTCCTCGGTCATCAGGATGTCGTCCTCGATGCGCACGCCGATCCCGCGGTACTCGGCCGGAACGGTGAGGTCGTCGATCTGGAAGTACAGCCCCGGCTCGATCGTGAACACCATGCCAGGAGCGAGGATGCCGTCGTAGTACATCTCGCGACGCGCCTGCGCGCAGTCGTGCACGTCGATGCCGAGGTGGTGCGAGGTGCCGTGCACCATGTAGCGGCGGTGCTGTCCACCGGCGTCTGCGTCGAGGGCCTCCTCGGCGGACACCGGGAGCAGGCCCCACTCGGCCACGCGGGCGGCGATCACACGCATCGCGGCCTCGTGCACCTCGCGGAAGCGCACGCCGATCCTGGCTGCCGCGAAGGCGGCGTCAGCGGCCTCGCGCACTGTCTCGTACACCCGCCGCTGCACCTCGGTGAAGGTGCCGGAGACGGGCAGGGTGCGCGTGATGTCGGCCGTGTAGAGGCTGTCCGCCTCGACACCAGCGTCGACGAGGATCAGGTCGCCGGGGACGACGGTGCCGTCGTTGCGGGTCCAGTGCAGGTAGCAGGCGTGCGGGCCGGAGGCGGCGATCGTGTCGTATCCCTCGCCGTTTCCATCCTCCCGCGCGCGTCGGTGGAACACGCCCTCGACGACGCGCTCGCCCCGCGCGTGCGCGACGGCGTCGGGGAGGGAGCGGATGACGTCCTCGAACCCCTGGGCCGTGATGTCGACGGCACGGCGCATCTCGCCGATCTCGTACTCGTCCTTGATCAGGCGCAGCTCCGAGACGAAGCGGGTGAGGTCGTCGTGCTCGTCGAGCACGAGCTCGCCCTCGGTGGACGCGAAGTCCTGCAGGTGGGCGGTGGCGAGGTCGAGGTCCGCCGAGACGCCTTCGAGCGAGGGGCGGGGGCCGATCCAGAACTCGCCGACCGTGGCATCCGCGTAGAACTCGGTCGTCGTCCGGTCGGCACGCTCGCGGAAGAACAGGGTGACGTCGTGCCCGGACTCCGTCGGGTCGAAGACCAGGATCGAGTCGGGCTCGGCATCCGACGCCCATCCGGTGAGATGCGCGAACGCGGAGTGCGCGCGGTACGGGTAGTCGGTGTCGTTGCTGCGCTGCTTCAACGAGCCGGCCGGGATCACCAGGCGCTGGCCCGGGAAGGCGGCCGAGACGGCCGCGCGGCGCGCGGCCGCGTACGACGCCTGGGCACGGGGCGTCGGGATCGACTCCGGTCGTTCGGCCCACCCGGTGGAGATCGTGTCGAGGAATCCGCGCGGGAAGGGCTGCTTGCGGTTCGTCGTCGTGCTCGCGGCGGCCGCGGTCTCGGTGGTGGGCTCTGCGATCGTGTCGGGTTCTGCGGTGCTCATCCCTCCAGTCTGTCACCTGCGGGCGGAGCGCGGGATGTCAGCCGGCGGGCTCGAGCTGCACGACGAGACCCCGGTGATCGCTGCCGCCTCCGCCGCCGATCACGACCGAGCCGGTGGGCGTCCAGTTCGGCGAGGCCATGACGTGATCGATCGGGGTGCTGAGCAGCGCCGGCAGCGAGCTCGGCCAGGTGCCGCTGAATCCGTTGCCCGTGCGCGACGCCGCGTCGCGGCAGTAGCCCATGTCGCCGCCGTCGACTCCGAGGCCCGCCATGTGATCGATCGTCGCGTTGAAATCACCGGCCAGCAGGAAGTCGCCGGCGGGGCACTGGTCCGCGATCCAGCGCAGGTCGCTCTGCCACTGGGCCATGTCCTCCATACGCGGAGCGACGGCATGAACGGCGACGATGGCCGGTCCGCTTCCGTCGACCGGCATCAGCACAGCGGAGGGCACCGAGCCGGTGTTGTTCGAGCCGTCCTCCGAGGACTCGATGACGGAGTACTCGCCGAGGTCGGGCGAGACGAGCACCGTCGTGTGCCAGGACTTGGGTCCGTCGACCACATCGGGCTTGAACTGCACGTGGTGCACCCACATCGGATGGCCCTGTTCGCGCAGCATCACGGCGATCTGCTCACCGACCTCCTCCGTCGTCTCGGGAAGAGCCACGACATCGGCGCCGCGATCGAGGATCTGCTGTGCGATCTCGTCGGCGGAGACCTCGTCTCCCGCGGTGTTCCAGGTGAGCACCCGGATGCTCGACTCCGTCGGCTCGGGCAGCGTGTCGGCCCCGAAGCCGCGCAGGTAGCCGATCGCGCCGGTCGCGGCTGCTCCCAGCAGCGCCACGATCAGCACGGACGCCGCGAAGCCTCGAAGGGGCTTCGCGAGCAGGAGCAGCAAGGACAGCACCGCGACGACCAGGAAAGCCGCCAGGACCACGCCGC
This window harbors:
- a CDS encoding DUF4870 domain-containing protein, encoding MFPVPFLGGLLSGIAMAVSGGASRRFGGVARENARAALNWGLTYLLVSTVLIVSHFVILSRSPRTRLPGSIRSASRSPCTSRCRCSTVLVIVGMVRASSGKVMRVPFAIPYLRA
- a CDS encoding alpha/beta family hydrolase, coding for MTEIRVELPTGPTTVSADWAGDGEGAIVVIAHGAGTGKDHPFLLGFSEALVEHGFRTLRFNFPYVEQGRRMPGPAAHAIATWRAVVDVARQQAPEAPIWAAGKSYGGRMASMAVAEGLVVDGLAYLGYPLHAPGKPEKPRAEHLPAIAIPQLFVEGTNDPFIQPLSQFEEVVATCQDARVVWIDGGGHTFEIKGQRRPASEIGASLAPIVADFAA
- a CDS encoding aminoglycoside phosphotransferase family protein; the protein is MHEGELGLSDDDAERLIAQRFPELASVPVRRVHTTGTVNTIVRIGDDLAARFPLLPESEAVVRAESDALAELAEFSVIPSPQPHGVGEPTPEYPSAWSVQTWLPGEPASPVDHESSDPLALDVVAMVSALRAAPVRGRSFDGHGRGGTLTDHDEWVAECIGKGAHLLDADRVRRLWAELRELPSVGPDVMSHRDLTPFNLLVSQNRLSGVLDGGGFGPADRALDLVVCWHLFDERRRELIRSGLDVETAEWRRGAAWALQQAMGLVWYYERSNPPMSALGLSTMRRLLHDPELSAIG
- a CDS encoding aminopeptidase P family protein, with translation MSTAEPDTIAEPTTETAAAASTTTNRKQPFPRGFLDTISTGWAERPESIPTPRAQASYAAARRAAVSAAFPGQRLVIPAGSLKQRSNDTDYPYRAHSAFAHLTGWASDAEPDSILVFDPTESGHDVTLFFRERADRTTTEFYADATVGEFWIGPRPSLEGVSADLDLATAHLQDFASTEGELVLDEHDDLTRFVSELRLIKDEYEIGEMRRAVDITAQGFEDVIRSLPDAVAHARGERVVEGVFHRRAREDGNGEGYDTIAASGPHACYLHWTRNDGTVVPGDLILVDAGVEADSLYTADITRTLPVSGTFTEVQRRVYETVREAADAAFAAARIGVRFREVHEAAMRVIAARVAEWGLLPVSAEEALDADAGGQHRRYMVHGTSHHLGIDVHDCAQARREMYYDGILAPGMVFTIEPGLYFQIDDLTVPAEYRGIGVRIEDDILMTEDGPVNLSADIPRTADEVEAWIARVQG
- a CDS encoding endonuclease/exonuclease/phosphatase family protein, translated to MFRLLGILFTVLLAIATAVVVWPQLFHLEQTFPFAQIVAARGVVLAAFLVVAVLSLLLLLAKPLRGFAASVLIVALLGAAATGAIGYLRGFGADTLPEPTESSIRVLTWNTAGDEVSADEIAQQILDRGADVVALPETTEEVGEQIAVMLREQGHPMWVHHVQFKPDVVDGPKSWHTTVLVSPDLGEYSVIESSEDGSNNTGSVPSAVLMPVDGSGPAIVAVHAVAPRMEDMAQWQSDLRWIADQCPAGDFLLAGDFNATIDHMAGLGVDGGDMGYCRDAASRTGNGFSGTWPSSLPALLSTPIDHVMASPNWTPTGSVVIGGGGGSDHRGLVVQLEPAG